Proteins co-encoded in one Verrucomicrobiota bacterium genomic window:
- a CDS encoding prepilin-type N-terminal cleavage/methylation domain-containing protein, whose translation MQLKTSSKSGFTLVEIMIVVAIIGLLAAIAIPNFVKARETAQLNSIINNLRIIEGAKDQYALENKKGTGDTTDLSAISAYLKGGTVNPVVNETYTTDKIGTAASAKAGVALGTYQAGTAITAP comes from the coding sequence ATGCAATTGAAGACCTCCTCAAAATCAGGTTTTACCCTGGTTGAAATCATGATCGTGGTGGCCATCATCGGCCTCCTGGCAGCCATCGCCATTCCGAACTTCGTAAAAGCTCGCGAAACGGCCCAACTGAACTCGATCATCAACAACCTTCGCATTATCGAAGGTGCGAAGGACCAATACGCGCTTGAGAACAAAAAAGGCACCGGCGACACCACCGACCTCTCCGCCATCAGCGCTTATCTGAAGGGCGGCACCGTCAACCCTGTGGTCAATGAAACCTATACCACAGACAAGATCGGCACAGCTGCTTCCGCCAAGGCCGGCGTTGCTCTGGGCACCTACCAAGCCGGAACGGCAATCACCGCTCCATAA